The Campylobacter concisus genome has a window encoding:
- the pseI gene encoding pseudaminic acid synthase, with amino-acid sequence MKIGNFDTDKKVFIIAELSANHSGSLKTAVDTIKAAKRAGADAIKLQTYTPDSLTLNSHLDDFVIKGGLWDGRNLYELYQEALTPKEWHAELFKVAKEEGLVCFSSPFCKDDANFLEQFNPPAYKIASFEVTDYDFVEFIAKKGKPIIISTGIAYEEEIRDVVQICKNAGNSDIALLKCTSSYPAPLNGMNLQTIADMKEKFGVEVGFSDHTLGVTAPVVAVSLGARIIEKHFILDKSVKSVDSAFSLDESEFTLMVKCVREAEELLGVVNYELDEKAVLNRRFSRSLYASADIKKGEIFSEQNVRSVRPGYGLHPKFIKELVGKKAKRDIKFSDRITKEDLI; translated from the coding sequence ATGAAAATAGGAAATTTTGATACAGACAAAAAGGTCTTTATAATAGCAGAGCTCTCCGCTAATCACAGCGGCAGCCTAAAAACGGCGGTAGATACGATAAAGGCAGCCAAGCGCGCTGGAGCTGACGCGATAAAGCTTCAGACATATACACCTGATAGTTTGACTCTAAATTCACACCTGGACGACTTTGTCATTAAGGGCGGACTTTGGGATGGGAGAAATTTATACGAGCTTTATCAAGAGGCGCTAACGCCAAAAGAGTGGCACGCTGAGCTTTTTAAAGTAGCAAAAGAAGAAGGGCTTGTCTGCTTTTCAAGCCCATTTTGCAAGGATGACGCCAACTTTTTAGAGCAGTTTAACCCGCCAGCTTACAAGATCGCAAGTTTTGAGGTAACGGACTATGATTTTGTAGAGTTTATAGCTAAAAAAGGCAAGCCCATTATCATCTCAACTGGCATAGCCTATGAAGAAGAGATAAGAGATGTGGTGCAAATTTGTAAAAATGCAGGCAATAGCGATATTGCTCTTTTAAAGTGTACTTCAAGCTACCCAGCACCGCTAAATGGTATGAATTTACAAACGATAGCTGATATGAAAGAGAAATTTGGCGTTGAGGTCGGCTTTTCAGATCACACATTAGGCGTGACAGCCCCAGTTGTTGCGGTTAGCCTGGGTGCTAGGATAATTGAAAAGCATTTTATACTTGATAAAAGCGTAAAAAGCGTTGATAGCGCATTTAGCCTAGATGAGAGCGAATTTACTCTTATGGTAAAGTGCGTTAGAGAGGCTGAAGAGCTTTTGGGCGTGGTGAATTATGAACTAGATGAAAAAGCGGTTTTAAACAGGAGATTTTCACGCTCACTTTATGCAAGCGCAGATATAAAAAAAGGTGAAATTTTTAGCGAGCAAAATGTAAGGAGTGTGCGTCCAGGATATGGCTTGCACCCTAAATTTATAAAAGAGCTAGTGGGCAAAAAAGCAAAAAGAGATATAAAATTTAGTGATAGGATAACAAAGGAGGATCTGATATGA
- the pseH gene encoding UDP-4-amino-4,6-dideoxy-N-acetyl-beta-L-altrosamine N-acetyltransferase: MLELINFTSLSGEQKLMVLKWRNDERIAKFMKNKSVGKEEHFAFLERLKSIQDKIYFLVKDEGEFIGVVSFVDITKESCEFGVYKNPELKGVGKKLLDLIKDYAFFTLKVGSLKAKAYNSNEKALALYENFGFKIYAKDGEFSYLELKNKTD, translated from the coding sequence TTGCTTGAGCTTATAAATTTTACCTCGCTTAGTGGCGAGCAAAAATTGATGGTCTTAAAGTGGCGAAATGACGAGCGTATAGCCAAATTTATGAAAAACAAAAGTGTTGGCAAAGAGGAGCATTTTGCTTTTTTAGAGAGATTAAAGAGCATTCAAGATAAGATCTATTTTTTAGTAAAAGATGAGGGTGAATTTATCGGAGTGGTGAGCTTCGTTGATATAACGAAAGAAAGTTGCGAATTTGGCGTTTATAAAAACCCGGAGCTAAAAGGAGTGGGCAAAAAGTTGCTTGATCTCATAAAAGACTACGCTTTTTTTACATTAAAGGTTGGCTCGCTAAAGGCAAAAGCTTATAATAGTAACGAAAAAGCGCTCGCACTTTATGAAAATTTTGGCTTTAAGATCTATGCAAAAGATGGTGAGTTTAGCTATCTTGAGCTTAAAAATAAAACGGACTAA
- a CDS encoding DUF3737 family protein: MQEKNAEIFTGERVMFGAKSVNFTNCIFEDGESSLKHSSNLKLNECVFAYKYPLWYANDITLNGGYLEPLARAGMWYSANLSFKDALINAPKSFRKSSQISLENVNFSDASETLWGCAGVRIKNVFAKGDYFGANSENLEIDGLNLDGNYCFDSCKNVHITNSKLISKDAFWNCENVTAQNCLISGEYLAWNSKNVTLINCTIKSLQALCYVENLIVKDCIFMDTSLAFEYSSVDVSTIGAIKSIKNPKSGVIRAAKIDEIIIDENLVDTKGIKIIITEK, translated from the coding sequence ATGCAAGAGAAAAATGCAGAAATTTTTACTGGCGAGCGTGTGATGTTTGGGGCAAAAAGTGTAAATTTTACAAACTGTATCTTTGAAGATGGCGAGTCGTCGCTAAAACACAGCTCAAATTTAAAGCTAAATGAGTGCGTTTTTGCCTACAAATATCCACTTTGGTACGCAAATGATATCACGCTAAATGGCGGATACTTAGAGCCTCTAGCAAGAGCTGGCATGTGGTACAGTGCAAATTTAAGCTTCAAAGACGCGCTCATCAACGCTCCAAAAAGCTTTAGAAAAAGCTCGCAAATTTCGCTAGAAAATGTAAATTTTTCAGATGCTAGTGAAACACTTTGGGGATGCGCGGGCGTTAGGATAAAAAATGTTTTTGCAAAGGGGGATTACTTTGGGGCAAATAGCGAAAATTTAGAGATCGATGGGCTAAATTTAGATGGAAACTACTGCTTTGATAGTTGTAAAAATGTCCATATCACAAACTCAAAGCTCATTTCAAAAGATGCATTTTGGAACTGCGAAAACGTGACCGCGCAAAATTGCCTAATCTCAGGTGAATATCTAGCTTGGAACTCAAAAAATGTAACGCTCATAAACTGCACGATAAAAAGCTTGCAAGCACTTTGTTACGTGGAAAATTTGATCGTAAAAGATTGCATTTTTATGGATACGAGTCTTGCGTTTGAATATTCAAGTGTCGATGTAAGCACAATCGGAGCGATAAAAAGTATAAAAAATCCAAAAAGTGGCGTGATAAGGGCAGCAAAGATAGATGAGATCATCATCGATGAAAATTTAGTTGATACTAAAGGCATTAAGATAATTATTACTGAAAAATAA
- the pseG gene encoding UDP-2,4-diacetamido-2,4,6-trideoxy-beta-L-altropyranose hydrolase, with protein sequence MKEFKGLLLLKTLVRADSSSKIGHGHIRRDLLLAKKFNDISFASLRLDGDIFNEINYPKFSLSSGEIDELCELIKDDKFELLIIDHYGFSFEDERAIKEKTGVKILSFDDTYEKHFADYILNVNLYAQKARYEGLVEKDSEVFCGSEFLLVRDEFYEEAQVKRDKIYDYAIILGGTDISGLSAKISEKLLLKGLKTAVITTSGNKNLSALKELSSKNENFSLFVDSKKVARLMNEAKILIITASSLVNEAYVLRAKFKAICVADNQKEIFAWLKENGYEAYWGDEICLSL encoded by the coding sequence TTGAAAGAATTTAAAGGACTCCTCTTGCTAAAAACGCTCGTGCGCGCTGATAGTAGCAGCAAGATAGGGCATGGGCACATCAGGCGAGACCTTTTGCTTGCTAAAAAATTTAACGACATCTCATTTGCATCTTTGAGGCTAGATGGTGACATTTTTAATGAGATAAACTACCCTAAATTTAGTTTAAGTAGTGGCGAGATAGATGAACTTTGTGAACTTATAAAAGATGATAAATTTGAGCTTCTCATCATCGACCACTACGGCTTTAGCTTTGAAGACGAAAGAGCTATAAAAGAAAAAACCGGCGTTAAAATTTTATCATTTGACGACACTTACGAAAAACATTTTGCAGACTATATTTTAAATGTAAATTTATATGCGCAAAAGGCAAGATATGAGGGGCTGGTAGAAAAAGATAGCGAAGTTTTTTGCGGAAGCGAGTTTTTGCTGGTTAGAGATGAGTTTTATGAAGAAGCGCAGGTAAAAAGGGATAAAATTTATGACTACGCTATTATTCTTGGAGGCACTGATATCTCAGGGCTAAGTGCAAAAATTTCAGAAAAACTGCTCTTAAAAGGACTAAAAACAGCCGTCATAACAACTAGTGGAAATAAAAACTTAAGCGCACTAAAAGAGTTATCAAGTAAAAATGAAAATTTTAGCCTTTTTGTAGATAGTAAAAAAGTAGCAAGGCTGATGAATGAAGCCAAAATACTCATCATAACAGCAAGCTCGCTTGTAAATGAAGCTTATGTTTTGAGAGCTAAATTTAAAGCCATTTGCGTAGCAGACAATCAAAAAGAGATATTTGCTTGGCTAAAAGAAAATGGATATGAGGCTTACTGGGGAGATGAAATTTGCTTGAGCTTATAA
- the accB gene encoding acetyl-CoA carboxylase biotin carboxyl carrier protein has translation MKKEDIKELIEFFNDMEMNHIKIKSGDFEVELEKFSDYCAPAKPAAQAPAPAPVNVVVNSEVKPAANSPKDSIKSPMVGTFYAAPSPGAAPFVKVGQRVRKGDVVGIIEAMKIMNEIEAEFDCQITEMLVSDGQPVEFGLPLFGVEKN, from the coding sequence ATGAAAAAAGAAGATATAAAAGAGCTTATCGAATTTTTTAATGATATGGAGATGAATCATATCAAAATAAAAAGTGGTGATTTTGAGGTAGAGCTTGAAAAATTTTCAGATTATTGCGCGCCTGCTAAACCAGCAGCACAAGCGCCAGCTCCAGCACCTGTAAATGTTGTCGTTAATTCAGAGGTAAAACCAGCTGCAAACTCGCCAAAAGATAGCATAAAATCTCCTATGGTAGGTACTTTCTACGCTGCTCCAAGCCCAGGCGCTGCTCCGTTTGTAAAAGTAGGTCAAAGAGTAAGAAAAGGCGATGTAGTAGGTATCATCGAGGCTATGAAGATCATGAATGAAATCGAGGCTGAGTTTGACTGCCAGATCACTGAAATGCTAGTCTCTGACGGACAGCCAGTTGAGTTTGGATTGCCGTTATTTGGCGTGGAGAAAAATTAA
- the dcd gene encoding dCTP deaminase, which produces MGLKSDSWIRKMSVEKNMIVPFAEEQVGRGVVSYGVSSYGYDIRVGDEFKIFTNIGGTVVDPKNFDEKNVVDFKGDVCIVPPNSFALARTIEYFNMPDNVLAICLGKSTYARCGIIVNVTPFEPGFKGHITIEISNTTPLPAKIYANEGIAQVLFIEGDEPCEVTYADKNGKYQAQEGITLPRILK; this is translated from the coding sequence ATGGGTTTAAAGTCAGACTCTTGGATAAGAAAAATGTCGGTTGAGAAAAATATGATAGTGCCGTTTGCCGAGGAGCAAGTCGGACGCGGCGTGGTTAGCTACGGTGTTTCTAGCTACGGCTACGATATCCGCGTGGGAGACGAGTTTAAAATTTTTACAAACATCGGCGGAACCGTAGTCGATCCGAAAAATTTCGACGAAAAAAACGTGGTCGATTTTAAGGGTGATGTCTGTATCGTGCCACCAAATTCTTTTGCTTTGGCGCGCACGATCGAGTACTTTAACATGCCTGATAATGTTCTAGCGATCTGCCTTGGCAAAAGCACCTACGCAAGGTGCGGCATCATCGTAAACGTAACGCCTTTTGAGCCTGGATTTAAGGGGCACATCACGATAGAAATTTCAAACACGACGCCACTTCCTGCAAAAATTTATGCGAACGAAGGTATCGCGCAGGTGCTATTTATCGAGGGTGATGAGCCTTGCGAAGTGACGTATGCTGATAAAAATGGTAAATACCAAGCCCAAGAAGGCATCACACTACCAAGAATTTTGAAGTAA
- the pseF gene encoding pseudaminic acid cytidylyltransferase: protein MICIIPARGGSKRIPGKNIKDFLGKPLIAYSIEAALNSKVFSEVIVSTDDEMIANVAREFGASVPFFREASLSDDYATSTDVIKDAIGRVNSGFSDVCCLYATAPLITAEILKEAAGEFKKQECKFLFSATAFDFPIQRAIKLDENASVSMFYPQFEKTRSQDLEPAFHDAGAFYFGKKEAWLECSALFAPHSKAYLLPRNLVCDIDTLEDFEFAKKLYLINNGKI, encoded by the coding sequence ATGATCTGTATCATCCCAGCAAGAGGCGGCAGCAAGAGGATACCTGGCAAAAACATAAAAGACTTTTTAGGCAAGCCTTTAATCGCATATAGCATTGAGGCCGCGCTAAATTCTAAAGTTTTTAGCGAAGTGATCGTAAGCACCGATGATGAAATGATCGCAAATGTGGCTAGAGAATTTGGAGCTAGCGTGCCATTTTTTAGAGAGGCGAGTCTAAGCGATGACTACGCGACAAGCACTGACGTGATAAAAGACGCGATAGGGCGCGTAAATTCTGGCTTTAGTGATGTCTGCTGCCTTTATGCCACAGCACCGCTCATAACGGCTGAAATTTTAAAAGAGGCTGCAGGAGAGTTTAAAAAGCAGGAGTGTAAATTTTTATTTTCAGCGACTGCGTTCGATTTTCCTATACAAAGGGCGATAAAACTTGATGAAAACGCTAGCGTTAGCATGTTTTATCCTCAGTTTGAAAAGACACGCTCGCAAGATCTTGAGCCTGCGTTTCATGACGCTGGGGCATTTTATTTTGGCAAAAAAGAGGCTTGGCTGGAGTGCAGTGCTTTGTTTGCGCCACACTCAAAGGCATATTTGCTGCCAAGAAATTTAGTCTGCGATATCGACACGCTAGAGGATTTTGAGTTTGCTAAGAAGCTTTATTTGATAAATAATGGAAAGATCTGA
- a CDS encoding MATE family efflux transporter produces MVNKIKDQNTKFFSDADLAKLFFPIAVEQFLEYSLGLANSLMAASVSESAVSAISLVEFVMALFISIFTAIATGGSVVASQYLGSKQSGNAKITANQLVWFSFIFALFIAVVIIVLKDIILDYVFGDIGEQVRHDASHYLVFSAISAPFLAVYAAAAAIFRTMSNAKLPMYIMAAANLLNVLLTAISIYTFHTGVLGIAISTLIAKVLACFVIVYLLLDIRLKLHIRKSFIYKFDYKIIKKILNIGVPYGFENSMFYVGRIIVLSLVSLFGTASIAANAVGGTIVMFQVLPGMAIGTGLSVVISRCVGANDFAQAKFYVRKSMISIYIVQLFSTAVILLLLEPLLRVYNLSSEAINLTRQIVWYHGIAMCLIWPLAYTYPTVFRAAGDAKYPMIVNLVCMFACRVILAYVFALTFDLGMIGTWFAMFADWAVKAVLFTIRYLKGTWMNFKAI; encoded by the coding sequence ATGGTAAACAAAATCAAAGATCAAAATACAAAATTTTTCTCAGATGCCGACCTTGCAAAGCTATTTTTCCCTATTGCAGTTGAGCAGTTTTTAGAGTATAGCTTGGGGCTTGCAAACTCGCTAATGGCAGCAAGTGTTAGTGAAAGCGCTGTAAGTGCGATTAGTCTTGTGGAATTTGTCATGGCGCTATTTATTAGCATATTTACTGCTATCGCTACTGGCGGCTCAGTGGTTGCTAGCCAGTATCTTGGTAGTAAACAAAGTGGCAATGCCAAAATCACAGCAAATCAGCTCGTTTGGTTTAGTTTTATCTTTGCCCTTTTTATCGCAGTGGTCATCATAGTTTTAAAAGATATTATCCTAGATTATGTCTTTGGCGATATTGGAGAGCAAGTAAGGCATGATGCTAGCCACTATCTTGTTTTCTCGGCCATTTCCGCGCCATTTTTGGCTGTCTATGCAGCAGCAGCTGCGATCTTTCGCACAATGTCAAACGCGAAGCTTCCTATGTATATTATGGCGGCTGCAAATTTATTAAACGTACTTCTAACTGCCATTAGTATCTACACATTTCATACTGGTGTTTTAGGTATCGCCATAAGTACGCTTATAGCAAAGGTGCTTGCTTGCTTTGTTATAGTCTATTTGCTTCTTGATATAAGGCTAAAACTTCACATAAGAAAGAGCTTTATCTATAAATTTGACTACAAGATCATCAAGAAAATTTTAAATATCGGAGTGCCTTATGGTTTTGAAAATTCGATGTTTTATGTGGGTCGCATTATTGTTTTAAGTTTAGTTTCTCTCTTTGGTACGGCAAGTATCGCTGCAAATGCCGTGGGCGGGACGATCGTGATGTTTCAAGTACTTCCTGGTATGGCGATAGGAACAGGGCTTAGTGTGGTTATCTCAAGGTGTGTTGGCGCAAACGACTTTGCTCAGGCTAAATTTTACGTAAGAAAGTCGATGATAAGCATCTATATTGTCCAGCTTTTTAGCACAGCTGTGATTTTACTACTTCTTGAGCCACTGCTTAGGGTTTATAATCTCTCAAGCGAAGCCATAAATTTAACAAGGCAGATCGTCTGGTATCACGGTATCGCTATGTGTCTTATCTGGCCACTTGCCTACACATATCCAACCGTTTTTCGAGCAGCAGGGGATGCTAAATATCCGATGATTGTAAATTTAGTTTGTATGTTTGCTTGTAGAGTCATCTTGGCCTATGTCTTTGCACTCACATTTGATCTTGGCATGATAGGTACTTGGTTTGCAATGTTTGCTGACTGGGCTGTAAAGGCGGTGCTTTTTACGATTAGATACCTAAAAGGCACATGGATGAATTTTAAAGCTATTTAA
- a CDS encoding acetyl-CoA carboxylase biotin carboxylase subunit, whose translation MELKRILIANRGEIALRALRTIKEMGKEAVVVYSTADKDALYVKYADVAICIGKERSSDSYLNIPAIISAAEISEADAIFPGYGFLSENQNFVEICSHHKIKFIGPSVAAMALMSDKSKAKQVMQRAGVPVIPGSDGAVADTKAAKELAKKIGYPVILKAAAGGGGRGMRVVEKEADLEKAFWSAESEAMSAFGDGTMYMEKYILNPRHIEVQVIGDSHGNVLHIGERDCSMQRRHQKLIEESPAILLDEKTRERLHETAIKAAKAIGYEGAGTFEFLVDKNLDFYFIEMNTRLQVEHTVSEMVSGLDIIELMIKVAEGEALPSQESIELKGHAIECRITAEDPNTFTPCPGKITKYVCPGGRNVRMDSHIYQDYSIPPYYDSMIGKLVVWDTDRNRAIHKMKVALDQLIINGIKTTKDFHIAMMENKDFLSNNYDTNYLSRH comes from the coding sequence ATGGAATTAAAAAGAATTTTAATCGCAAACCGAGGCGAAATCGCCCTTCGTGCTTTGCGAACGATAAAGGAGATGGGTAAAGAAGCCGTTGTAGTCTATTCAACCGCTGATAAAGACGCACTTTACGTAAAATATGCTGACGTAGCCATTTGCATCGGCAAAGAGCGCTCAAGCGATAGCTACCTAAATATCCCAGCTATCATAAGTGCAGCTGAGATCAGCGAAGCAGACGCTATTTTCCCTGGATATGGCTTTTTAAGTGAAAATCAAAATTTTGTTGAAATTTGCTCACATCACAAGATCAAATTTATAGGACCAAGTGTCGCTGCGATGGCTTTGATGAGCGATAAGAGCAAGGCAAAGCAGGTCATGCAAAGAGCTGGCGTACCAGTAATTCCTGGCTCAGACGGCGCTGTGGCTGACACAAAAGCTGCAAAAGAGCTAGCTAAAAAGATAGGCTATCCTGTCATCTTAAAAGCTGCTGCAGGTGGTGGCGGACGTGGTATGCGCGTGGTTGAAAAAGAGGCTGATTTAGAAAAAGCGTTTTGGTCTGCTGAAAGCGAAGCTATGAGCGCATTTGGTGATGGCACAATGTATATGGAAAAATATATCCTAAATCCACGTCATATCGAAGTTCAAGTAATTGGCGATAGCCATGGCAATGTACTTCACATCGGTGAGCGTGATTGCTCTATGCAGCGTCGCCACCAAAAGCTGATCGAAGAGAGCCCAGCTATTTTACTTGATGAAAAAACAAGAGAGAGGCTTCACGAAACAGCCATAAAAGCGGCAAAAGCGATCGGCTACGAGGGAGCTGGTACGTTTGAGTTTTTGGTTGATAAAAATTTAGACTTTTACTTCATCGAGATGAATACAAGACTTCAAGTTGAGCACACAGTGAGCGAAATGGTAAGCGGACTTGATATCATCGAGCTTATGATAAAAGTGGCTGAAGGTGAGGCACTACCATCACAAGAGAGTATTGAACTAAAAGGTCATGCGATCGAATGCAGGATAACAGCTGAAGATCCAAATACATTTACGCCGTGTCCTGGTAAGATCACAAAATATGTCTGTCCAGGTGGCCGCAATGTTAGAATGGATAGTCATATCTATCAAGATTATTCGATACCACCGTATTACGATAGTATGATTGGCAAACTCGTGGTTTGGGATACCGATAGAAATAGGGCGATCCATAAAATGAAAGTAGCTCTTGATCAGCTCATAATAAATGGTATAAAAACAACAAAAGATTTTCACATCGCTATGATGGAGAACAAAGACTTTTTAAGCAATAACTACGATACAAACTACCTTTCAAGACACTAA
- the pseB gene encoding UDP-N-acetylglucosamine 4,6-dehydratase (inverting) — protein sequence MFNDKSILITGGTGSFGKKYTEILLKKYKPKRLVIYSRDELKQYEMAQVFKDKAMRFFIGDVRDYKRLRTAMNGIDYVIHAAAMKHVPIAEYNPMECIKTNIDGAQNVIDASLECGVSKVIALSTDKACNPVNLYGATKLASDKLFVAANNIVGDKKTRFSVVRYGNVVGSRGSVVPLFKKLIAQGEKELPITHEKMTRFWITLEQGVNFVLKNFERMKGGEIFIPKIPSMTMVDLAKALAPELGVKIVGIRPGEKMHEMMISRDDAHLTYEFDDYYVISPSIQFLTAQDFSTNALHQKGKPVSEDFEYSSNTNKIWLDRAGLLEMIGDAK from the coding sequence ATGTTTAATGATAAATCAATACTAATCACCGGCGGAACAGGAAGTTTTGGTAAAAAGTACACCGAAATTTTGTTAAAAAAATACAAGCCAAAAAGGCTAGTTATCTACTCACGCGATGAGCTAAAACAATACGAAATGGCACAAGTCTTTAAAGACAAGGCGATGCGTTTTTTTATAGGCGATGTGAGGGACTATAAGCGCTTAAGAACCGCGATGAATGGCATAGACTACGTCATCCACGCAGCTGCGATGAAACACGTACCAATCGCAGAATATAATCCAATGGAGTGCATCAAAACAAATATTGACGGCGCTCAAAACGTTATCGATGCCTCTTTGGAGTGTGGCGTTAGCAAGGTAATCGCTCTCTCGACTGACAAAGCATGCAACCCTGTAAATTTATATGGAGCCACAAAATTAGCAAGTGACAAGCTTTTTGTTGCTGCAAATAACATTGTTGGGGATAAAAAGACAAGATTTAGCGTCGTAAGATATGGAAATGTCGTTGGCTCTCGTGGCTCAGTAGTGCCACTCTTTAAAAAGCTAATCGCACAAGGTGAAAAAGAGCTTCCTATAACTCACGAGAAGATGACAAGATTTTGGATCACGCTTGAGCAAGGTGTAAATTTCGTCCTTAAAAATTTTGAGAGGATGAAAGGCGGTGAAATTTTCATACCAAAGATCCCATCGATGACGATGGTGGATCTTGCAAAAGCCCTTGCACCAGAGCTTGGCGTAAAGATCGTAGGCATTCGTCCAGGTGAAAAGATGCATGAGATGATGATCTCAAGAGATGATGCGCATCTTACATACGAATTTGATGATTATTACGTTATTAGTCCGTCTATCCAGTTTTTAACAGCGCAAGACTTCTCGACAAATGCTCTTCATCAAAAGGGCAAACCAGTTAGCGAAGACTTTGAATATAGCTCAAATACAAATAAAATTTGGCTCGATAGAGCAGGCCTTCTTGAGATGATAGGAGATGCTAAATGA
- the pseC gene encoding UDP-4-amino-4,6-dideoxy-N-acetyl-beta-L-altrosamine transaminase, translated as MIPYSRQQITEEDIKAVTDALKDDILTGGQKVSKFEEELAKYVGVKHVIAMNSATSALHVAYLSLGVKAGDEVITTPITFAATANAALMAGAQVKFCDVKANGNIDEEKIPALITPKTKVITAVDYGGNPVELDKIINLAKKHGIKVIDDASHALGSVQNGVKVGVKADISIFSFHPVKPITTLEGGAIATNDNELARLARLYRSHGIAKTKLWDSDMSLLGYNYRITDVACALGLSQLKRLDGFISKRNEIAKFYDEKFSGCEYFKTINIPANTTSSRHLYPVLLDEKFWDKKEQIFEALLQKGVGVQVHYKPTYKFSFYKALLGEISLPNAEKFYSAELSIPCHHGMSVDDAKFVASMLFDVLKSFSE; from the coding sequence ATGATCCCTTACAGCCGTCAGCAGATCACAGAAGAGGACATAAAGGCAGTCACAGATGCCTTAAAAGATGACATCTTAACAGGTGGCCAAAAGGTCAGTAAATTTGAAGAGGAGCTGGCAAAGTATGTTGGCGTAAAGCACGTGATCGCTATGAACTCAGCCACTTCGGCCCTTCACGTAGCCTATCTTAGCCTTGGCGTAAAGGCTGGCGATGAAGTGATCACGACACCCATCACCTTTGCAGCCACTGCAAATGCAGCTTTGATGGCTGGAGCACAGGTGAAATTTTGCGACGTAAAAGCAAATGGCAACATCGACGAAGAGAAAATTCCAGCTCTTATCACGCCAAAGACAAAAGTGATAACAGCAGTCGACTATGGTGGCAACCCAGTAGAGCTAGATAAGATCATAAATTTAGCCAAAAAACACGGCATAAAAGTGATAGACGACGCCTCTCACGCCCTTGGTAGCGTGCAAAATGGCGTAAAAGTGGGCGTTAAGGCTGATATTAGCATATTTAGCTTTCATCCAGTAAAGCCTATCACAACGCTTGAAGGCGGCGCGATTGCTACAAACGACAATGAGCTTGCAAGACTAGCAAGACTATATAGAAGCCACGGCATCGCTAAAACAAAGCTTTGGGATAGCGACATGAGCCTTCTTGGATACAACTACAGGATCACGGACGTAGCCTGCGCTTTGGGGCTTAGCCAGCTAAAAAGGCTGGACGGCTTTATCTCCAAAAGAAATGAGATAGCTAAATTTTATGATGAGAAATTTAGCGGGTGTGAATATTTTAAAACTATAAATATCCCAGCAAATACAACTAGCTCAAGGCACCTATATCCAGTGCTTTTGGATGAGAAATTTTGGGATAAAAAAGAGCAAATTTTTGAAGCACTTTTGCAAAAAGGCGTTGGTGTGCAGGTGCACTATAAGCCAACATATAAATTTAGCTTTTATAAAGCGCTACTTGGCGAAATTTCGCTGCCAAATGCGGAGAAATTTTATAGCGCCGAGCTTAGTATCCCTTGCCACCATGGCATGAGCGTGGATGATGCTAAATTTGTTGCAAGCATGCTTTTTGACGTGCTAAAAAGCTTTAGCGAGTAA